A window of Hymenobacter aerilatus contains these coding sequences:
- a CDS encoding FAD binding domain-containing protein, which translates to MNNFSYLQATKAKEATGAKRDDKSAAFIAGGTTLIDLMKLNVENHNQLIDVNMLPFKGIEQSNDGLRIGALERMSDVGEHKLVVDQYPAISQSLLLAASAQLRNMASIGGNILQRTRCPYFRDTAFPCNKREPGTGCPAKEGDNRNLAILGTSDACIATSYPGDLSVALIALDAVLTLENAKGKQRRVPLTEFYRLPGKTPHIETVLEPDELIVAVTVPKAEHARKSLYMKVRDRASYAYALTSAAVGLDVQGGTIRSARVALGGVGAQPWRSKEAEQLLVGKPANEATFRAAAAAAVRGAQPYKHNAFKVDMVQNTLVRALTEVAAKG; encoded by the coding sequence ATGAATAACTTTTCCTACCTCCAGGCCACCAAGGCCAAAGAAGCCACCGGGGCCAAGCGCGACGATAAATCGGCGGCGTTTATTGCCGGGGGTACTACCCTCATCGACCTGATGAAGCTGAACGTGGAAAACCACAATCAGCTGATTGACGTGAATATGCTGCCCTTCAAGGGCATTGAGCAAAGCAACGACGGCTTACGCATTGGCGCCCTGGAGCGCATGAGCGACGTAGGCGAGCACAAGCTGGTGGTGGACCAGTACCCAGCTATTTCGCAATCGTTGCTGCTGGCGGCGTCGGCGCAACTGCGCAACATGGCCAGCATTGGCGGCAACATCTTGCAGCGTACTCGTTGCCCCTATTTCCGCGATACGGCTTTCCCCTGCAACAAGCGCGAGCCCGGCACCGGCTGCCCCGCCAAAGAGGGCGACAACCGTAACCTGGCTATCCTAGGCACTTCCGACGCCTGCATTGCCACCAGCTACCCCGGCGACTTGTCGGTAGCCCTCATTGCCCTGGATGCGGTGCTGACGCTGGAAAACGCCAAAGGCAAACAGCGCCGCGTGCCCCTCACCGAGTTCTACCGCCTACCCGGCAAAACGCCCCACATTGAAACCGTGCTGGAACCCGACGAGCTGATTGTAGCCGTGACGGTGCCCAAGGCTGAGCACGCCCGCAAGTCGCTGTATATGAAGGTGCGCGACCGAGCCAGCTACGCCTACGCGCTAACATCGGCCGCTGTGGGGCTTGATGTGCAGGGCGGTACCATCCGCTCAGCGCGGGTAGCACTAGGAGGGGTAGGGGCCCAGCCGTGGCGCTCGAAGGAGGCCGAACAACTGCTGGTAGGCAAGCCCGCCAACGAAGCCACCTTCCGGGCGGCGGCAGCGGCGGCTGTGCGCGGTGCTCAGCCCTACAAGCACAATGCCTTCAAAGTAGACATGGTGCAGAACACGCTGGTGCGCGCCCTCACTGAAGTGGCCGCCAAGGGGTAA
- a CDS encoding (2Fe-2S)-binding protein, with protein sequence MYNDSPADQSGTTPGATPNGGSRRTFMKQAGGILGLVMAPPFISQAERLTALSKKVAGVSPVQLKVNGTVRTLQLEPRVSLLDALREYMGLTGSKKGCDHGQCGACTVHVDGRRIVSCLSLAVMNQGKEITTIEGLAQGDKLHPMQEAFLKHDGFQCGYCTPGQIMSGVACVKEGHAGSEAEVREWMSGNLCRCSAYPNITAAILEAEKSMKA encoded by the coding sequence ATGTATAACGATTCTCCGGCCGACCAGAGCGGCACCACCCCCGGAGCTACGCCCAACGGCGGTTCCCGGCGAACTTTCATGAAGCAGGCCGGGGGTATTCTGGGCTTGGTAATGGCGCCGCCCTTTATCAGCCAGGCCGAACGCCTCACAGCACTTTCCAAAAAAGTAGCGGGCGTGTCACCGGTACAGCTGAAAGTGAACGGCACCGTTCGGACCCTGCAACTGGAGCCCCGCGTGAGCCTCCTCGATGCCTTGCGCGAGTACATGGGCCTCACGGGTAGCAAGAAGGGCTGCGACCATGGCCAGTGCGGCGCCTGCACCGTGCACGTAGACGGCCGCCGCATTGTGAGCTGCCTCAGTTTGGCCGTGATGAACCAGGGCAAGGAAATCACCACCATCGAGGGCCTAGCCCAGGGCGACAAGCTGCACCCCATGCAAGAAGCCTTCCTGAAGCACGACGGATTCCAGTGCGGATACTGCACGCCCGGCCAGATTATGTCGGGGGTGGCATGCGTGAAAGAAGGCCACGCCGGCTCCGAGGCCGAAGTACGGGAGTGGATGAGCGGCAACCTGTGCCGTTGCAGCGCCTACCCCAACATCACAGCGGCCATTCTGGAAGCTGAAAAAAGCATGAAGGCGTAA
- a CDS encoding xanthine dehydrogenase family protein molybdopterin-binding subunit: METNFFEPTLPPTNVVGKPMDRVDGRAKVMGTARYSAEYPVNGLVHGVLKTSDIAKGKITSIDTTAAAKEPGVISIFTYQNIPKPAKVPSALKEEKKWQAAQSYLPMQDAEIHYAGEPVAVVVADTLERATQAAALIKVSYQVEKPIDSYQDPKADLFDPQKIQNGKTDGRKVRGNPEQAYASAPVKHEATYVHAINHHNPMEPAATTAVWEGSDRLTVYESTQNITMSQGSLANLLGIPRDQVRVVTHHLGGGFGCKGSFWPHTILTVLAARAVNRPLRLVLTRPQMYTSVGHREDQEQTLKIGATQEGKLLSLIHEKKSTTSPWDNYAESNSKVVNMLYACPNFSARYELARANVMTAVWMRAPGEAPGSFALESSMDDLAHQLNIDPLQFRLLNYADKDYSDKGKPWSSKSLKECYTRGAELFGWNKRNSKPGQTRRGNKLVGMGMATATYPVHSAQGTARVRLFADGHAVVQSGATDLGTGTWTVMTQVGADALGLPPEKVRFELGDTRLPTAPGSGGSQAAGTVSSSIMAAAEDLWKKVIDMAVGDKKSPLYKAKPTDVKVELGRMFLKKNPKKGETLVAALSRSGMTDMEGMAMGKYGAGYEEKHFAGAGGAAASPEEPGGKNEKGEEEKPSGHSMHSFGAHFCEVEVDPDLGTIRVTRWVGVHGVGQVLNLKTATSQLYGGAIFGIGSALMEETFRDPNYARYTNHNLAEYHIPVNADIPDMQIEFVPEKDPYINALGVKGIGEIGIVGVAAAVANAVYNATGKRMRSLPITPDKMLEALRTTA, translated from the coding sequence ATGGAAACCAATTTCTTCGAACCCACCCTACCCCCCACAAACGTCGTAGGCAAGCCCATGGACCGCGTAGACGGTCGGGCGAAGGTGATGGGCACGGCCCGCTACTCGGCCGAGTACCCGGTGAATGGCTTGGTGCATGGCGTGCTGAAAACCAGCGACATTGCAAAAGGCAAAATAACCAGCATTGATACCACGGCGGCGGCCAAAGAACCGGGTGTTATCAGCATTTTCACGTACCAAAATATCCCAAAGCCGGCTAAAGTGCCTAGTGCTTTGAAGGAGGAAAAAAAGTGGCAGGCGGCGCAGTCGTATTTGCCCATGCAGGATGCCGAGATTCACTATGCGGGTGAGCCCGTGGCGGTGGTAGTGGCCGATACGCTGGAACGCGCCACCCAGGCGGCAGCCCTCATCAAGGTGTCGTATCAGGTGGAGAAGCCCATTGATTCTTACCAGGATCCGAAGGCTGATCTATTTGATCCGCAGAAGATTCAGAACGGCAAGACCGATGGGCGCAAGGTGCGCGGCAACCCCGAGCAAGCTTACGCCAGTGCGCCAGTGAAGCACGAGGCAACCTACGTGCACGCCATCAACCACCACAACCCCATGGAGCCCGCAGCCACCACCGCCGTGTGGGAGGGTAGCGACCGGCTGACCGTCTACGAATCGACCCAGAACATTACCATGAGCCAGGGCTCTTTGGCGAATCTGCTGGGTATTCCGCGCGACCAGGTGCGCGTGGTGACGCACCACCTAGGCGGCGGCTTTGGGTGCAAAGGTTCGTTCTGGCCCCACACGATTCTGACGGTATTGGCGGCCCGCGCCGTGAACCGGCCGCTACGGCTGGTGCTCACCCGCCCCCAGATGTACACCTCGGTGGGCCACCGCGAAGACCAGGAGCAGACCTTAAAAATAGGCGCTACCCAGGAAGGCAAGCTGTTGTCGTTGATCCATGAGAAAAAGTCGACGACTTCGCCCTGGGATAACTATGCCGAGTCGAACAGCAAGGTGGTGAACATGCTATATGCATGCCCCAACTTCTCGGCCCGCTACGAGCTGGCTCGCGCCAACGTGATGACGGCCGTGTGGATGCGCGCCCCCGGCGAGGCGCCCGGCTCGTTTGCGCTCGAAAGCTCCATGGACGATCTAGCCCACCAGCTCAACATCGACCCGCTGCAATTTCGCCTCCTCAACTACGCTGATAAAGACTACAGCGACAAAGGCAAGCCCTGGTCGAGCAAATCGTTGAAGGAATGCTATACGCGTGGGGCTGAGCTGTTTGGCTGGAACAAGCGCAACTCCAAGCCCGGCCAGACCCGCCGGGGCAACAAGTTGGTGGGCATGGGAATGGCTACGGCTACCTACCCCGTACACAGCGCCCAGGGCACGGCCCGCGTGCGCCTTTTTGCCGACGGCCACGCCGTGGTGCAGAGCGGCGCTACCGACCTGGGTACCGGCACCTGGACTGTGATGACGCAGGTAGGGGCCGATGCCTTGGGCCTGCCACCCGAAAAAGTGCGCTTCGAGCTAGGCGACACGCGCTTACCCACTGCCCCCGGCTCGGGCGGCTCGCAAGCGGCCGGCACAGTGTCATCGTCCATTATGGCGGCGGCCGAGGATCTGTGGAAGAAGGTGATTGACATGGCTGTAGGCGATAAAAAATCACCACTCTACAAAGCCAAGCCCACCGATGTGAAGGTAGAGCTGGGCCGCATGTTCTTGAAAAAGAACCCCAAGAAAGGCGAAACGCTGGTGGCTGCCCTCTCTCGTAGTGGCATGACCGACATGGAAGGCATGGCCATGGGCAAGTACGGCGCAGGCTATGAGGAAAAGCACTTTGCAGGGGCAGGAGGCGCAGCAGCAAGCCCCGAAGAACCCGGCGGTAAAAATGAGAAAGGCGAGGAAGAAAAGCCCTCGGGCCACTCCATGCACTCCTTCGGCGCCCACTTCTGCGAGGTGGAAGTCGATCCGGACCTGGGCACCATCCGCGTCACGCGTTGGGTAGGGGTGCACGGGGTAGGGCAGGTGCTCAACCTCAAAACCGCCACCAGCCAGCTCTACGGTGGAGCCATTTTTGGTATTGGCTCGGCGCTGATGGAAGAAACCTTCCGGGACCCCAACTACGCCCGCTACACCAACCACAACCTGGCCGAGTACCACATTCCCGTCAATGCCGACATCCCCGACATGCAAATCGAGTTTGTGCCGGAAAAGGACCCCTACATTAACGCGTTGGGCGTGAAGGGTATCGGAGAAATTGGGATTGTGGGCGTGGCTGCTGCTGTCGCCAACGCCGTATACAACGCCACCGGCAAGCGCATGCGCAGCCTGCCCATCACACCAGACAAAATGCTGGAAGCCCTGCGCACTACGGCGTAG
- a CDS encoding SDR family oxidoreductase, whose translation MAIEMKAQPRLRNQVALVTGGSSGIGVGVCLALAADGAMVVVNYHNDEEGANETVAAIEKIGGKAYAVRADVSKEPDVLAMFEDIKKRFGTLHILVNNSGIQKDAAFLDMTLDEWNDVLNVNLTGQFLCAREAAREFVKRGVQPEISKAAGKIICMSSVHEVIPWAGHVNYATSKGGIMLLMKSMAQELAPHKIRVNSIGPGAIQTPINEEAWGTKKALNKLLELIPYGRIGQPDDIGEVAAWLASDESDYVTGTTLFADGGMTLYPGFADNG comes from the coding sequence ATGGCTATAGAAATGAAAGCGCAGCCCCGGTTGCGCAATCAGGTGGCACTGGTAACGGGCGGCAGCTCGGGCATCGGGGTAGGGGTATGCCTGGCCTTGGCTGCCGACGGTGCAATGGTGGTAGTAAACTATCATAACGACGAAGAAGGCGCCAATGAAACCGTGGCAGCCATCGAAAAAATAGGTGGTAAGGCCTACGCCGTGCGCGCCGATGTGAGTAAAGAGCCGGACGTGCTGGCGATGTTTGAGGACATCAAAAAGCGCTTCGGCACGCTGCACATTCTGGTCAACAATTCGGGCATTCAGAAAGATGCCGCTTTCCTGGATATGACCCTGGACGAGTGGAATGACGTGCTGAATGTGAACCTGACGGGGCAATTTTTGTGCGCTCGCGAAGCCGCCCGCGAGTTTGTGAAGCGCGGCGTGCAGCCGGAAATTTCAAAAGCTGCCGGCAAGATCATCTGCATGAGCTCCGTGCACGAGGTGATTCCATGGGCCGGGCACGTCAACTACGCCACCTCAAAAGGCGGTATCATGCTTTTGATGAAGAGCATGGCGCAAGAGCTGGCGCCACACAAAATCAGGGTGAATAGCATTGGGCCGGGCGCCATCCAAACTCCCATCAACGAAGAAGCCTGGGGCACGAAAAAGGCGCTCAACAAACTGCTGGAGCTGATTCCATACGGCCGTATCGGGCAGCCCGACGACATAGGCGAGGTAGCCGCCTGGCTGGCCTCCGATGAGTCGGATTACGTGACGGGTACGACGCTCTTTGCCGATGGCGGCATGACGCTCTACCCTGGGTTTGCTGACAATGGCTAA
- a CDS encoding MGH1-like glycoside hydrolase domain-containing protein, which yields MTTKEQSPEHHRLTQIDDPATPWRRFGPYLSERQWGTVREDYSPDGNAWNYVTHDMARSKAYRWGEDGIGGICDDDQLLCLSVALWNGQDPILKERMFGLSGPEGNHGEDVKELYYYLDNTPTHSYMQMLYKYPQRAFPYEWLVQENARRGRHKAEFELPDTAIFKENRYFDVFIEYAKVGPEDILLQLTVCNRGPEEATVQVLPQLWFRNTWAWGHDNYCPQLYATEAGGSISVDHRELGERYLYYEGEPDLLFCENETNTQRLYNAPSEAQYYKDGINNYVVYGHEQAVNPAKRGTKAAVHYSLTIPAGGEQVLRLRLAPANVDEPFAEFDQLMQQRSEEADAYYAVVQRDMHSDDARNIQRQAYAGMLWSKQFYYYNVRQWLDGDPALPPPPPERKEGRNHNWTTLNNCDIISMPDTWEYPWYASWDLAFHCLPLAILDAEFAKKQLVLLTKDWYMQPNGQLPAYEWKFEDVNPPVHAWATWRVYKIDQKNRHGHGDTRFLETVFHRLLLNFTWWVNRKDGENRNVFEGGFLGLDNIGVFDRSADLPEGVFIEQADGTSWMAMFALDMMRIALELARTNPVYQDMASKFFEHFLYIAEAMTKVGGGYSLWDEDDEFYYDVLNSPDRGRQMLKVRSMVGLIPLFAVEVLNDDMLQELPRFKARMDWFLTHRPDLAKLVSHWQQPGEGATRLLSLLRGHRVKRLLARMLDTAEFLSEYGVRALSRYHLEHPYVYKTEDKSFTVSYEPGESQSDLFGGNSNWRGPIWFPVNFLIIESLQRFHHYYGDDFVVEYPTGSGQYVSLLAVADALTERLSKLFLRDAEGRRPAMGNNQQMQTDPHFKDYLLFHEYFHGDNGCGLGASHQTGWTGLIAKLLQPRRQDKHPAEEL from the coding sequence ATGACCACAAAAGAACAAAGCCCCGAACATCACCGGCTAACGCAGATCGACGACCCTGCAACGCCCTGGCGGCGCTTTGGTCCCTACCTTTCGGAGCGGCAGTGGGGCACCGTGCGCGAAGACTACAGCCCCGATGGCAACGCCTGGAACTACGTCACGCACGACATGGCTCGCAGCAAAGCCTATCGGTGGGGTGAAGACGGCATTGGCGGTATCTGCGACGATGACCAATTGCTGTGCCTATCGGTGGCGCTCTGGAACGGGCAAGACCCCATCCTGAAGGAGCGGATGTTTGGGCTGAGCGGCCCCGAGGGCAACCACGGCGAGGACGTGAAGGAGCTGTATTACTACCTTGATAATACCCCCACGCACTCCTACATGCAGATGCTCTACAAGTATCCGCAACGAGCGTTTCCGTATGAGTGGCTGGTGCAGGAAAATGCTCGCCGGGGCCGGCACAAGGCAGAATTTGAGCTGCCGGATACAGCTATTTTCAAGGAAAACCGCTACTTCGACGTGTTCATTGAGTACGCCAAGGTAGGGCCCGAAGATATCCTGCTTCAGCTTACGGTGTGCAACCGCGGCCCCGAAGAAGCCACCGTGCAGGTGCTACCCCAGCTGTGGTTTCGGAACACCTGGGCGTGGGGGCACGACAATTACTGCCCGCAGCTGTACGCAACCGAGGCGGGTGGCAGCATCAGCGTCGACCACCGCGAGCTGGGCGAACGGTACCTGTATTATGAAGGGGAACCCGACCTGCTCTTCTGCGAAAACGAGACCAATACCCAGCGCCTCTACAACGCTCCTTCGGAAGCGCAGTACTACAAAGACGGCATCAACAACTACGTGGTGTACGGGCACGAGCAGGCCGTGAACCCAGCGAAGCGCGGCACCAAAGCCGCCGTGCATTATTCCCTGACCATTCCGGCCGGTGGTGAGCAGGTGCTGCGTCTGCGCCTGGCGCCCGCCAACGTAGACGAGCCCTTTGCGGAATTCGACCAGTTGATGCAGCAGCGCAGCGAGGAGGCCGATGCCTATTACGCGGTGGTGCAGCGCGATATGCACAGCGACGACGCCCGCAACATTCAGCGGCAAGCCTACGCGGGGATGCTCTGGAGCAAGCAGTTTTACTATTACAACGTGCGCCAATGGCTGGATGGCGACCCGGCCCTACCCCCTCCGCCACCCGAGCGCAAGGAGGGCCGCAACCACAACTGGACCACTCTCAACAACTGCGACATCATCTCGATGCCCGACACGTGGGAGTATCCCTGGTACGCCTCTTGGGACCTGGCCTTCCACTGCCTGCCGCTGGCGATATTGGATGCTGAGTTTGCCAAAAAGCAGTTAGTGCTGCTCACCAAAGACTGGTACATGCAGCCCAACGGCCAACTGCCCGCCTACGAGTGGAAATTTGAGGACGTGAACCCACCGGTGCACGCCTGGGCCACGTGGCGCGTGTACAAAATCGACCAGAAAAACCGGCACGGTCACGGCGACACACGCTTTCTGGAAACGGTATTTCACCGGTTGCTGCTCAACTTCACGTGGTGGGTGAACCGCAAGGATGGCGAGAACCGCAACGTGTTTGAGGGTGGTTTCTTGGGGCTGGACAACATTGGCGTGTTTGACCGTAGCGCCGATCTGCCCGAAGGCGTGTTCATCGAGCAGGCCGATGGCACTAGCTGGATGGCCATGTTTGCCCTCGACATGATGCGCATTGCCCTGGAGCTGGCCCGCACTAATCCGGTGTACCAGGATATGGCCAGCAAGTTCTTCGAGCACTTCCTCTACATTGCCGAAGCCATGACCAAGGTAGGCGGTGGGTATTCGCTCTGGGACGAGGATGACGAGTTCTATTACGATGTGTTGAACTCGCCCGACCGGGGTCGCCAGATGCTAAAGGTGCGCTCCATGGTAGGACTGATTCCGCTGTTTGCGGTGGAAGTGCTCAACGACGACATGCTGCAGGAGCTACCCCGCTTCAAGGCGCGCATGGACTGGTTTCTGACCCACCGCCCCGATCTGGCCAAGCTGGTGTCGCACTGGCAGCAACCGGGCGAGGGCGCTACCCGCCTGCTGTCCTTGCTGCGCGGCCACCGCGTGAAACGCCTGTTGGCCCGCATGCTCGACACGGCAGAATTTCTCTCGGAGTACGGCGTGCGCGCCCTCTCGCGCTACCACCTGGAGCATCCCTATGTGTACAAGACCGAGGACAAAAGCTTCACGGTGAGCTACGAACCGGGCGAGTCACAGTCTGACCTATTTGGAGGCAACTCCAATTGGCGCGGGCCAATCTGGTTTCCGGTTAATTTCCTGATTATCGAATCGTTGCAGCGGTTTCACCATTACTACGGCGACGATTTTGTGGTGGAGTACCCTACAGGCTCCGGGCAGTACGTGTCGTTGTTGGCCGTAGCCGACGCCCTAACGGAGCGCCTGAGCAAGCTGTTTTTGCGCGATGCGGAGGGTAGGCGGCCAGCCATGGGCAACAACCAGCAGATGCAAACGGACCCTCACTTCAAAGACTATCTGCTCTTTCACGAATACTTCCACGGCGACAACGGCTGCGGCCTCGGCGCCAGCCACCAAACCGGTTGGACCGGCCTGATTGCCAAACTCCTACAACCCCGCCGCCAAGACAAACACCCAGCGGAGGAGTTGTGA
- a CDS encoding lamin tail domain-containing protein, translated as MKIWAKRWSKQCLAIWCAVTGLFALIPWCSQAQHASSSRPAVSSSIVISQVYGGGGNTGATYKNDFVELFNRGNTTVDLNGWTVQYAASTGAFSASLALTGTIAPGRYYLVQLFSSGTIGADLPTPDAAGQINMAGTAGKVALANSSIGVTGSTGANVVDFVGYGSANDFEGSQPTLAPSNTSSVSRSSNGCTDTDNNRTDFATGTPVARNSSTPANNCGATLTASPSTLTNFVATTGADSDEQSYSLTGSSLNAAVTVTAPAGYAVALTSGGPYATSIATGTPVGGSLTSTIYVVMRSTAAGNVAGTITNTSGTTSAGVAVSGTTNAPVTTTQTVRWDGGAGTSYWFDAANWSNDVVPGAATDVVLDHMFVAASYKVLLQSATTTTATVEPAVSIQSLTVNPGGGEPIGFEVPALNTNGSALTLTRSAANEVALAIYNKGTVTNSAGPNANSLGAALTVAGSNPTVYIYNGGTYQHYTNRAHATVVENLAPVAGTEAGRWEFRATNTSSSALSLSRRSYPTLVLRANPAATITNYTGSSTGLLIRGDLIIEPTVVFAPNVTGELKVAGNLNMQGALRFAPTTTGAPTTGQLVLNGVLPQNISGTTLGAVGTDSYLSAGVTLQINNPSGVILATPVTVNGTLQLTAGPLITSIMNPLTLAAGAAISGGGAESFINGPMSYAASGAGSLRFPLGRVGLRGSVYRPLVLTISKLAVPTTFTATQVEEGGIGSLSGGLTRVSRVRYFEVTPTPVPAAGDFAGTITVSYGADDWVNAPEAGSLVIAKNNNNVWSNIGRSAYSGTASSGTITSSEFTSFSWFALASTSPVASQNPLPVELTAFTAQRCATGALLRWATATELNNARFEIWRSTNGSPFVLRGSLPGHGTTTQAHAYHYLDTTLGGEAVTYRLRQVDTDGWAAESPVRSIAALPTENVANYFANPVTDQLILYLTTAARFRVISSAGQVVYTGQATAGTTTHSLAALPAGLYVLEMQPAGQALTRQKLLLVK; from the coding sequence GATTCCCTGGTGTAGCCAGGCACAACACGCCAGCAGTAGTAGGCCGGCCGTTAGCTCCTCCATCGTAATAAGTCAGGTGTACGGCGGCGGTGGCAATACTGGGGCTACCTATAAGAACGACTTTGTGGAACTGTTCAACCGTGGTAATACTACTGTGGATCTGAACGGCTGGACAGTGCAATACGCAGCTTCCACTGGCGCTTTCTCAGCAAGCCTTGCTCTTACTGGCACCATTGCTCCTGGTCGTTATTATCTGGTTCAGCTTTTCAGCAGCGGAACCATCGGCGCTGACCTACCTACGCCGGATGCAGCGGGGCAAATTAATATGGCCGGAACTGCCGGTAAGGTAGCGCTGGCCAACAGCAGCATAGGCGTGACGGGCTCTACGGGGGCTAATGTAGTGGATTTCGTAGGCTACGGCTCTGCCAATGATTTTGAAGGCAGCCAGCCTACCTTGGCACCGAGTAACACATCGAGCGTGAGCAGAAGCAGCAATGGCTGCACAGATACCGACAATAACCGCACGGACTTCGCGACGGGTACGCCAGTAGCGCGTAATAGCAGCACACCAGCCAATAACTGTGGCGCTACGCTAACCGCATCGCCTTCTACCCTTACCAACTTTGTAGCAACCACCGGAGCCGATTCGGATGAGCAGAGCTACAGCTTGACAGGAAGCAGCCTGAATGCCGCGGTGACTGTGACAGCGCCGGCAGGATACGCGGTGGCCCTGACATCGGGTGGGCCCTATGCTACCTCCATTGCTACCGGAACGCCGGTTGGGGGTAGTCTGACCAGCACGATATACGTAGTGATGCGCAGCACTGCAGCAGGTAACGTCGCGGGCACTATTACCAATACCAGCGGTACTACTTCGGCGGGGGTAGCTGTGTCGGGAACGACGAATGCACCAGTTACAACCACCCAAACCGTGCGGTGGGACGGTGGCGCTGGCACTAGCTACTGGTTTGATGCAGCCAACTGGAGCAACGATGTGGTGCCAGGTGCCGCCACCGATGTAGTGCTGGACCACATGTTTGTAGCAGCCAGCTACAAAGTGCTGTTACAATCTGCCACTACCACTACTGCCACGGTAGAGCCTGCCGTTTCCATTCAGTCGCTGACTGTCAATCCTGGGGGTGGAGAACCAATTGGGTTTGAAGTACCGGCCCTGAACACCAACGGCAGCGCGCTGACGCTGACGCGCAGCGCCGCGAACGAGGTAGCCCTGGCTATCTACAATAAAGGAACCGTGACGAACAGTGCTGGCCCTAACGCCAACAGCCTCGGCGCGGCGCTGACGGTAGCCGGTAGTAATCCGACGGTGTATATCTACAACGGTGGCACGTATCAACACTATACCAACCGTGCGCACGCAACGGTGGTAGAAAATCTAGCACCTGTTGCCGGTACCGAAGCCGGCCGTTGGGAGTTTCGCGCCACCAATACATCTTCCTCCGCGCTTTCCTTAAGCCGGCGTAGCTACCCTACACTGGTGCTACGCGCCAACCCCGCCGCTACCATCACCAACTACACGGGTAGCAGCACAGGTTTGCTCATTCGGGGCGACCTGATTATTGAGCCAACGGTTGTATTTGCGCCCAACGTGACGGGGGAATTAAAAGTAGCCGGCAACCTGAATATGCAGGGGGCGCTGCGCTTCGCGCCCACCACTACAGGTGCTCCGACAACCGGACAATTGGTGCTGAATGGGGTATTGCCTCAAAATATCAGTGGGACTACCCTGGGAGCTGTGGGAACTGATAGCTACCTCAGTGCTGGCGTAACGCTGCAAATCAATAACCCCAGCGGGGTGATATTGGCCACTCCCGTAACTGTGAATGGCACGCTGCAACTCACAGCGGGGCCTCTTATCACTAGCATAATGAATCCGTTGACCCTGGCAGCGGGGGCTGCTATCAGTGGCGGCGGTGCAGAAAGCTTTATCAACGGCCCCATGTCGTATGCTGCCAGTGGTGCGGGTAGCCTGCGGTTTCCGCTGGGTAGGGTAGGGCTGCGCGGTAGTGTGTATCGACCGCTCGTGCTCACTATCAGCAAACTTGCTGTGCCTACCACCTTCACGGCCACGCAGGTAGAGGAAGGTGGCATCGGTAGCCTGAGCGGTGGCCTGACGCGGGTGAGTCGGGTGCGCTATTTCGAGGTAACTCCTACGCCTGTCCCGGCTGCCGGCGACTTTGCGGGTACCATCACGGTAAGCTACGGCGCCGATGATTGGGTGAATGCGCCCGAAGCCGGCTCCCTGGTTATTGCCAAGAACAACAACAACGTTTGGAGCAATATCGGCCGCAGCGCTTACTCGGGTACGGCCAGCAGCGGCACCATCACGTCCAGTGAGTTTACCTCGTTCAGTTGGTTTGCGTTGGCGAGCACCAGCCCCGTGGCCAGCCAGAATCCGTTGCCAGTGGAGCTGACAGCCTTCACAGCGCAGCGCTGTGCCACCGGCGCGCTGCTACGCTGGGCTACGGCCACCGAGCTAAACAACGCACGGTTTGAAATATGGCGCAGTACCAACGGTAGTCCATTTGTGTTACGCGGTAGCCTACCTGGCCATGGTACTACCACCCAGGCCCATGCCTATCACTACCTCGATACTACGCTTGGGGGCGAAGCAGTCACTTATCGGCTGCGGCAGGTGGATACGGATGGATGGGCGGCGGAGTCGCCCGTGCGCTCCATTGCGGCGTTGCCAACAGAAAATGTGGCCAACTACTTCGCAAATCCAGTAACAGACCAGCTCATCCTCTATCTGACCACCGCGGCCCGCTTCCGGGTAATCAGCAGCGCGGGGCAGGTGGTCTATACGGGCCAGGCTACGGCAGGCACAACCACTCACTCGTTGGCCGCGCTACCTGCTGGGCTCTACGTACTTGAGATGCAGCCAGCTGGCCAAGCATTGACTCGGCAGAAGCTGTTGCTGGTGAAGTAG